From the Plasmodium vivax chromosome 5, whole genome shotgun sequence genome, one window contains:
- a CDS encoding hypothetical protein, conserved (encoded by transcript PVX_090000A): MSVYIQLTHDLSGTVTAVTIGDWILGILKQKNIQEYEVFFKKFLNIYQKQDKDSESNNRSEIFSLLLSASDLVFETLVETKKNNKIKVIIDNKESVKTFNEFYREVEEYFVILISILQLEFKTVEDLNNATNNFIMAIKNFNVFPELRLKILQLLYNSFSVNFSFRFPTFIAILQFSSQNNIFHFILPYIKFIDQWIKEWNISSREKRQIYLIIAQELKKLKKYEESFKHLNKHVYYFQKEAPEVLNHPTTVNASVELIADAINLNNNIYFHQLLTLDAIQNLQNIPEHQPIFHLLTIFYQYSIHEFLAFKNNYGEEFFSKYSIDLEVAENKIYLLSIISLFKETKVQNIQYISEKLNISTLKIEKILVAAIGSGVIDAKIDQINKSVQMKTTILRHFDEAHWEILNAQITKYINNVQKILDITTSRSRPMQGK; encoded by the coding sequence ATGTCGGTGTACATCCAGCTGACGCACGACCTGTCGGGGACGGTGACGGCCGTGACGATCGGGGACTGGATCCTGGGGATCCTGAAGCAGAAGAACATCCAGGAGTACGAAGTCTTCTTCAAGAAGTTCCTGAACATTTACCAGAAGCAGGACAAGGACTCGGAGAGCAACAACCGATCGGAAATTTTCTCCCTACTCCTATCGGCGAGCGACCTCGTGTTCGAGACCCTAGTGGAgacgaagaaaaataacaaaataaaagttataattGATAATAAGGAAAGCGTGAAAACGTTTAATGAGTTCTAcagagaagtggaagaataCTTTGTAATCCTCAtatccattttgcaattagAATTTAAGACCGTCGAAGATTTGAACAATGCGACGAACAACTTTATTATGGccattaaaaattttaatgtgtTCCCCGAATTGaggttaaaaattttgcagcTACTGTATAACTCCTTCAGCGTTAACTTCTCCTTTAGGTTTCCAACCTTCAttgccattttgcagttttcctctcaaaataatattttccattttattctCCCCTACATAAAATTCATTGACCAGTGGATTAAGGAGTGGAACATCAGCTCCAGGGAAAAGAGGCAAATCTATTTGATCATCGCCCAAGAGTTGAAGAAGCTGAAAAAGTATGAAGAATCCTTTAAGCATCTAAACAAACACGTGTATTACTTCCAGAAGGAAGCACCTGAAGTGTTGAACCACCCCACCACCGTCAATGCGAGTGTAGAACTTATTGCAGATGCTATTAACttgaataataatatttacttTCACCAGCTGCTAACATTAGATGCTATTCAAAACCTGCAGAACATTCCTGAGCACCAACCCATTTTCCACCTACTTACCATATTTTACCAATATAGTATTCATGAATTTCTAGcgtttaaaaataactacGGGGAGGAGTTCTTTTCCAAATATAGCATCGACTTGGAAGTTgcggaaaataaaatctaCCTTCTCTCCATcatctccctttttaaagaaaccAAAGTGCAAAACATCCAGTACATCTCAGAAAAGCTAAACATCAgcactttaaaaattgagaaaatcCTCGTGGCTGCTATTGGAAGTGGAGTTATAGACGCCAAGATCGACCAGATAAATAAAAGCGTTCAAATGAAGACCACCATCTTGAGGCACTTCGACGAGGCCCACTGGGAAATCCTCAACGCGCAAATTACCAAGTACATAAACAATGTGCAGAAAATCCTGGACATCACCACGTCGCGCTCGAGGCCCATGCAGGGCAAGTAG
- a CDS encoding hypothetical protein (encoded by transcript PVX_090005A), whose translation MAAQHKEEVPVGDPAKEANGPGKVEGKEEGKAEGKAESKTEGKKRKAEKETEKDEVESRDKKKETGRKKCIIKILKRPIEAASNEEGKGKGAMEEAEQKEQQKESPKEPQKEQQKKKKKEKAKENEREGAKDCVEQKIKKKKEGEGASGKAKKVKDGFKFTSTQELFNLLLKDVKNNSHDEEEEEEEEEEEKEEMAKPAEKKGATTSVDPAKGPSEGPKMESENENAKKITKRSKPDLSKKGATSAAGVKENQPARNDDPAQQNNHEEEKAAKESEPGKSIKGKEASNSGDAPKSDKITEAEEKCPNGASKNGGAAQSTKVTGASGHVKESASTVKAKESSNAVKGKKGLACGSNKYYYQMNLGSNISRGRKIIKMMRNAENGKYYYPGSRKDLAAGADGYAGGVAGHYVKYATSKYPNFTTSCSLLNHATKMELCKHNSLNSSLLNNLSGGMCAGQRNEDCRRAGKKEEEEGFFAVPIYMRSPKPEQIPIPVYLSGGADQVPAQERAQEVLGVQATGEAANEAANEAVIEAVNEAVNEAGIETTNEATAEAPPQTANLQGRKSKGKGQPKSAKGAPNGNAHNNRESQNAQNFTKKNVEKKKKNKAFLNKNYMMPFNQEQQSHANKHSYDFLNAGNVKSSNKVYNVHSLHASYVKGANYNGCNLHGSGSGKNVKMEKYFHNKRYKVKAYLSDNNQRSKNLNPLKEVKIAVY comes from the exons A TGGCAGCGCAGCATAAGGAGGAGGTTCCTGTAGGCGACCCCGCGAAGGAGGCCAACGGGCCAGGCAAAgtagaaggaaaagaagaaggaaaagcagAAGGAAAGGCAGAAAGCAAAACGGAAGGCAAGAAGCGAAAGGCAGAGAAGGAAACGGAAAAGGACGAAGTCGAAAGCAGagacaagaaaaaggaaaccgGCAGGAAAAAGTGCATCATAAAAATACTTAAGAGACCAATCGAGGCGGCGAGCAACGAAGAAGGAAAGGGCAAGGGCGCAATGGAGGAAGCGGAGCagaaggagcagcaaaaGGAGTCGCCGAAGGAGCCGCAAAAGGAgcagcagaaaaagaagaagaaggagaaggcaAAAGAAAATGAGCGGGAAGGCGCCAAAGATTGCGTCGAACAAAAgatcaaaaagaaaaaggaaggcgaAGGTGCCAGCGGGAAGGccaaaaaggtgaaggacGGGTTCAAATTTACGTCCACGCAGGAGCTGTTTAATTTGCTGCTGAAGGATGTTAAGAATAACTCccatgatgaggaggaggaggaggaggaggaggaggaggagaaggaggagatgGCGAAGCCGGCGGAGAAGAAAGGCGCCACCACGAGTGTCGATCCCGCGAAAGGACCCTCAGAAGgccccaaaatggagagcgaaaatgaaaatgcgAAGAAAATTACCAAAAGGAGCAAACCAGATTTGTCTAAGAAAGGTGCCACGAGCGCAGCGGGGGTGAAGGAGAATCAACCCGCCCGTAACGACGACCCGGCTCAGCAGAATAAccatgaagaggaaaaagctGCAAAGGAAAGTGAACCGGGGAAGAGCATCAAGGGAAAGGAAGCAAGCAATAGTGGTGACGCACCAAAGAGCGATAAAATAACCGAAGCAGAGGAAAAATGCCCCAATGGTGCCAGCAAGAATGGCGGTGCTGCCCAATCGACGAAGGTTACAGGTGCCAGTGGGCACGTTAAAGAAAGCGCCAGTACGGTAAAGGCAAAAGAAAGCAGCAATGCAgtaaaggggaagaagggcCTGGCCTGCGGAAGCAATAAGTACTACTACCAAATGAACCTCGGAAGCAACATcagcagggggagaaaaattataaaaatgatgaggaatgccgaaaatgggaaatattATTACCCTGGTAGCAGGAAGGACCTAGCTGCAGGTGCCGATGGCTACGCAGGAGGAGTTGCAGGGCATTATGTGAAGTACGCCACGTCCAAATATCCTAATTTTACAACCAGCTGCAGTTTGCTAAACCACGCGACGAAGATGGAGCTGTGCAAACACAACAGTTTGAATAGCAGCCTGCTTAACAACTTGAGCGGTGGCATGTGTGCCGGGCAAAGGAATGAGGACTGTAGGAGGGCAGgcaagaaggaggaggaagaggggtTCTTCGCCGTGCCTATATATATGAGGTCCCCCAAGCCGGAGCAGATCCCCATACCGGTGTACCTGTCGGGGGGGGCCGACCAGGTGCCGGCGCAGGAGCGAGCGCAAGAGGTGCTGGGCGTGCAGGCGACCGGCGAAGCGGCCAACGAAGCGGCCAACGAAGCGGTCATCGAAGCGGTTAACGAAGCGGTTAACGAAGCGGGCATCGAAACGACCAACGAAGCGACCGCCGAGGCGCCCCCCCAAACGGCGAACCTGCAGGGCAGGAAGTCCAAAGGCAAGGGCCAACCCAAAAGCGCAAAGGGAGCGCCGAACGGAAATGCACACAATAATAGGGAGAGCCAGAACGCGCAAAACTTTACGAAGAAAaacgtagaaaaaaaaaaaaaaaacaaagcctTCCTGAACAAGAACTACATGATGCCGTTTAACCAGGAGCAACAGAGCCATGCCAACAAACATAGCTACGACTTTTTGAATGCAGGAAATGTGAAGAGCAGCAACAAAGTGTATAATGTGCACTCTTTGCACGCGTCCTATGTGAAAGGCGCGAACTACAACGGCTGCAACCTGCACGGGAGCGGCAGCGGGAAGAacgtcaaaatggaaaagtatTTTCACAACAAGAGGTACAAAGTTAAGGCGTACCTGAGCGACAACAACCAGAGGAGCAAAAATTTGAACCCCCTCAAGGAGGTGAAGATTGCAGTGTACTGA